The segment ACGATGCGGTGCACCGTCTGCGCGTCATCCGCGCCGGCCATCTCCAGACGATCGGTGATGCTGAGGATCGCCAGCGACACCATGCCCTGAGTGGGCGGGGTGATATTCCAGATGTCGCCTTCGCTGTGACTGAGATGCAGCGGCGTTGTGCGGCGGGCACGATGCTGCTGAAGGTCCGCCAGCGTAACGGGCATACCCAGCGTAGCCATCTCATCGGCCATATGATGCGCCAGCGCGCCGCGATAGAAGCTGTCGAGCCCCTGTTCGCTCAGCAGACTCAGCGTCTGCGCCAGGGCGGGCTGGGTGAAACGACTGCCTGGCTGCGGTACGTTGCCGTCGGGCATAAAAGTGGCGCTGAAGCCGGGCTGATGCTGTAACTCATGGCGAAACGTGGTGGTCGCGGCGGTCTGCGACGCCGTGACCGGAATACCGTCGGCGGCGTAGCGGATGGCATCCCGCAGCAGGCGCGCCAGCGGCAGCATCGGGCTGCCCATCTCTTCAGAGATCGCCAGCGCCTCCTGCCAGCCACTGACCGTACCGGCCACGGTCAGCGCCGCCTTCGGCCCGCGATGGGGGATCGTCGGGTGATCCGCGTAGAAATCGCAGTGGGCCAGCGCACCGGCTGCGCCACTGGCGTCGATAGCCACCGGCTCCCCGTTGGGCGGCAGAATCAGCCAGAAGCCGTCGCCGCCCAGTCCATTCATATGCGGATAGACCACGGCGATGGTCGCCGCCGCTGCCACCATCGCCTCAATGGCGTTGCCGCCATCACGCAGCACCGCCAGCGCACTCTCACTCGCCAGATGGTGCGGGGTCACCGCCATCCCCTGCGGGGCCATATTGCTCTGAATCATCGTTCACTCGTTCTTCGGGTAACAGAATCTCTGATGAAGCAAGAGCTGTTCCAGTTTTCATCCCGGACAGAGATTGCGGCGGTTAACCTGGCGTAAATTGTGCTAGCTTCTGCTGAAACAAAAGTTACAGGACGGGTTATGAAACAGCTTGATGAACGACTCAGAAGTCACTATCCCCAGCTTTCGCCGCAGGAGCAGCGTATTGCCGACTTCGTTTTTGACCACTTCGACGATCTGATCAGCTACAACAGCGCCGAGCTGGCGCGGCTCAGCGGCGTGTCGAAAGCCACGGTCAGTCGGCTGTTTAAGCGTCTGGGCTATGAAAAATATAAGGATATGCGTGATGAGCTGCGCATCCTGCGTCAGAGCGGCATGCCGCTGACCGATAACCGCGATGCCGTGCAGGGCAACACGCTGCTGGCGCGCCACTACAAGCAGGAGATGGCCAACCTGACGCAGTGGGTCAACAGCCTGGATGCCCGGCAGTTCAGTGAGGTGGTCGGGCAGATGGCGCAGGCGAAGCGCGTCTTTATCATCGGCATGCGCAACGCCTATCCGGTGGCGCTGCACCTGCGTCAGCAGCTGGTGCAGGCGCGTTCCCAGGTGCATATCCTGCCGCAGCCGGGCCAGACGCTGGCTGAGGAGCTGGTGGATATCACCCCGGAAGATATGGTAGTGGTGATGGCGTTTCGTCGTCGTCCCCGTATTATCCGGCCGCTGATGCAGCAGCTTCAGGCCGCTGCGGTGCCGGTGCTGGTGCTGTGTGAGCCGCAGGCGCAGACGGTGATGGCGCTGGCGCGCTGGCAGCTCTGTACGCCGCTGGACAGCGTCTCCGCCTTTGACAGCTACAGCGCCGCCATGAGCCTGGTCAACCTGCTGGCAAACGCGCTGCTACATGAAACCCTGGCCCAGGGACGTCAGCGTATTCATCAGATCGCGGATCTTTATCAGCAGTTTGACGAGCTGGAGCACCGTTAACAGGCACCCTTTTGGTGCTTTGCCCCATTTCAGTACATCCCCGCTACGGCGTAACTGCCCCGGTTACGCCCGCTTTTCACCCCGAACCGCCGCGTTTATCCTTTTTTTTCCTGCCAGCCGGGTTGGCACATTAGTTGCAGATTCCAGTTCAAAGAATCTTTTGTTTCACGTTAATCTCACCGGGGTGCATAATGAAAAAAGTTCTGATGGCGGTTGCCGCAGCGGCGTTACTGATGGCGCAGACGGGAAGCGCGCTGGCCGATCAACTGCAGGATATTCAGAAGCGCGGCGTCATCCGCGTTGCCGTGCCGCAGGATTTCCCGCCGTTTGGTTCGGTGGGTACCGATCTGCAGCCGCAGGGGTATGACATCGATATGGCGAAATACCTGGCAAAGCAGATGAAACTTAAGTTGCAGCTGGTGCCGGTCAGCAGTGCCAACCGCGTGCCTTACCTGCAGACCGACAAGGTCGATCTGGTGATCTCCAGCATGGGTAAAAACGCCGAGCGGGAAAAAGTGATCGACTTTACCCGCGCCTATGCGCCGTTCTTCCTGGGCGTGTTCGGGCCGAAAGGCGACGAAATCAAGGCGGCAGCGGCCCTGAGCGGCAAGTCGATCGGCGTCACGCGCGGAGCGGTCGAGGATATGGTGCTGAGCGACGTGGCGCCGAAAGATGCGCAGGTGAAACGTTACGAAGATAACAACACTACGCTGTCCGCGTATCTCTCCGGTCAGGTGCAGTATGTGGCTACCGGCAACCTCGTGGTCGCCGCGATCGCGCGTCAGAATCCGGCCAAAGCGCCCGTCGCGCAGTTTATGCTGAAAGATTCGCCCTGCTATATCGGCCTGAAGAAAGATCAGCCTGCGCTGAAAGCGAAAGTAAACGAACTGATTGAGCAGGGCATTAAAGATGGCACCCTGAATAAACTCTCTGAAGAGTGGCTGAAAGCGCCGCTGCCCGCGAACCTCGGCGCCTGAGGAGCGATTCATGACCGGGCAACTTAACTTTCCCGCCCTGTGGCCATACTGGCCGGAGCTGCTCTCCGGCCTCTGGGTCACCATTCAGCTGACGGTGCTGGCGACGACCGGCGGCGTGGCGATTGGGATTGCGGGCGCGGCGCTGCGCAGCGGCAAACCAGGCTGGATGAGCCGCCTCTGGGGCATCTATGTCGAGCTGATCCGCAACACGCCGTTTGTCGTGCAGCTGTTCTTTATCGTGTTTGGTCTGCCGGCGCTGGGGCTGAAGCTTACGGCAGGTGAGGCGGCGCTGCTGGCGATGCTGATCAACCTCGGGGCTTACAGCACAGAGATTATCCGTGCCGGGATTCAGGTGACGCCGAAAGGGCAGTGGGAAGCGGGGCGGGTGCTGGGTTTAACCCGCAGCCAGACCTTCCTGCGGGTGGTGCTGCCCCCGGCGCTGCAGCGCATTTATCCGGCGCTGGTGAGCCAGTGCATCATCGTCATGCTGGGCTCGTCGGTGGTGTCGCAGGTCTCCTATGAGGAGCTGACCTTTGCCGCCAACCTGATCCAGTCGCGCACCTTCTTAAGTTTTGAGGTCTATC is part of the Pantoea sp. Ep11b genome and harbors:
- a CDS encoding gamma-glutamyltransferase family protein; the protein is MIQSNMAPQGMAVTPHHLASESALAVLRDGGNAIEAMVAAAATIAVVYPHMNGLGGDGFWLILPPNGEPVAIDASGAAGALAHCDFYADHPTIPHRGPKAALTVAGTVSGWQEALAISEEMGSPMLPLARLLRDAIRYAADGIPVTASQTAATTTFRHELQHQPGFSATFMPDGNVPQPGSRFTQPALAQTLSLLSEQGLDSFYRGALAHHMADEMATLGMPVTLADLQQHRARRTTPLHLSHSEGDIWNITPPTQGMVSLAILSITDRLEMAGADDAQTVHRIVEATKKAFALRDQHITDPRHVKEDLQALLDSDHLATLASQIADGEAADWGRGRGPGDTVWMGVMDSSGLAVSFIQSIYHEFGSGVVLPGTGITWQNRGAAFSLDPDHLLALAPGKQPFHTLNPAAARLKDGRTLVYGAMGGDGQPQTQAAIFTRHVIQGLPLQQAVSAPRWLLGRTWGQSSDSLKLEGRFDAETVSRLRQWGHEVELLPDFSESVGHAGAIVRHSNGMFEGASDPRSNGSAAGF
- the hpxU gene encoding MurR/RpiR family transcriptional regulator HpxU, coding for MKQLDERLRSHYPQLSPQEQRIADFVFDHFDDLISYNSAELARLSGVSKATVSRLFKRLGYEKYKDMRDELRILRQSGMPLTDNRDAVQGNTLLARHYKQEMANLTQWVNSLDARQFSEVVGQMAQAKRVFIIGMRNAYPVALHLRQQLVQARSQVHILPQPGQTLAEELVDITPEDMVVVMAFRRRPRIIRPLMQQLQAAAVPVLVLCEPQAQTVMALARWQLCTPLDSVSAFDSYSAAMSLVNLLANALLHETLAQGRQRIHQIADLYQQFDELEHR
- a CDS encoding transporter substrate-binding domain-containing protein; the protein is MKKVLMAVAAAALLMAQTGSALADQLQDIQKRGVIRVAVPQDFPPFGSVGTDLQPQGYDIDMAKYLAKQMKLKLQLVPVSSANRVPYLQTDKVDLVISSMGKNAEREKVIDFTRAYAPFFLGVFGPKGDEIKAAAALSGKSIGVTRGAVEDMVLSDVAPKDAQVKRYEDNNTTLSAYLSGQVQYVATGNLVVAAIARQNPAKAPVAQFMLKDSPCYIGLKKDQPALKAKVNELIEQGIKDGTLNKLSEEWLKAPLPANLGA
- a CDS encoding amino acid ABC transporter permease, giving the protein MTGQLNFPALWPYWPELLSGLWVTIQLTVLATTGGVAIGIAGAALRSGKPGWMSRLWGIYVELIRNTPFVVQLFFIVFGLPALGLKLTAGEAALLAMLINLGAYSTEIIRAGIQVTPKGQWEAGRVLGLTRSQTFLRVVLPPALQRIYPALVSQCIIVMLGSSVVSQVSYEELTFAANLIQSRTFLSFEVYLVTTLIYLALSIAMRHLLLAIGRKWFGVQPS